The following are encoded together in the Bubalus kerabau isolate K-KA32 ecotype Philippines breed swamp buffalo chromosome 3, PCC_UOA_SB_1v2, whole genome shotgun sequence genome:
- the LOC129647630 gene encoding 40S ribosomal protein S4, X isoform-like, translating into MARGPKKHLKRVAAPKHWMLDKLTGVFAPRPSTGPHKLRECLPLIIFLRNRLKYALTGDEVKICMQRFIKIDGKVHADITYPAGFMDVISIDKTGENFCLIYDTKGRFAVHRITPEEAKYKLCKVRKIFVGTKGIPHLVTHDARTIRYPDPLIKVNDTIQIDLETGKITDFIKFDTGNLCMVTGGANLGRIGVITNQERHPGFFDVVHVKDANGNSFATRLSNIFVIGKGNKPWISLPCGKGIRLTIAEER; encoded by the coding sequence ATGGCTCGGGGTCCCAAGAAGCACCTGAAACGCGTAGCAGCTCCAAAACATTGGATGCTGGATAAACTGACTGGTGTGTTTGCCCCTCGTCCATCTACCGGCCCCCACAAGCTAAGGGAGTGTCTCCCCCTAATCATTTTCCTAAGGAATAGACTTAAGTATGCCCTAACAGGAGATGAAGTAAAGATTTGCATGCAGCGTTTCATTAAGATCGATGGCAAAGTCCACGCAGATATAACCTACCCTGCTGGTTTTATGGATGTCATCAGCATTGATAAGACTGGAGAGAATTTTTGTTTGATCTATGACACCAAGGGTCGATTTGCTGTTCATCGTATTACACCTGAGGAGGCCAAGTATAAATTGTGCAAAGTAAGAAAGATATTTGTGGGGACAAAAGGAATCCCTCATCTGGTAACCCATGATGCTCGTACCATCCGTTACCCTGATCCCCTCATCAAGGTGAATGATACCATTCAGATTGACTTGGAGACTGGCAAGATTACTGATTTCATCAAATTTGACACTGGCAACCTGTGCATGGTGACTGGAGGTGCTAACCTGGGAAGAATTGGTGTGATTACAAACCAGGAGAGGCATCCAGGTTTTTTTGATGTAGTTCATGTGAAAGATGCGAACGGCAACAGCTTTGCCACACGGCTCTCAAACATTTTCGTTATTGGCAAAGGCAACAAACCGTGGATCTCTCTTCCCTGTGGAAAGGGTATTCGCCTTACCATTGCTGAGGAGAGATAA